The Benincasa hispida cultivar B227 chromosome 9, ASM972705v1, whole genome shotgun sequence genome has a segment encoding these proteins:
- the LOC120086892 gene encoding uncharacterized protein LOC120086892, which yields MPTVWFSLKKSFPCKPEPSEVYDPKNRKQLNTITTKKVSRKSGCSSGRSGCSRSIANLKDVIHGSKRHMEKPPICSPRSIGSSEFLNPIAHEVILSNSKCELKITGFESFHQEGVGNAGFGGGGGGISPFFGTLRPGTPGPGENFVNNSSSPFNTTSISAARKLPSLLSYRDGSAAGSTAKSKVGGEVHTSKRFSPLTELNGNMFSTVTCHKCGEQFCKLEAAESHHLSKHAVTELVEGDSSRKIVEIICRTNLLKSENNGNRIERVFKVHNMQKTLAGFEEYRETVKIKASKLPKKHPRCLADGNELLRFYGTTLACSLGLNGSSSLCISQKCSVCRIIRNGFSAKKDMKEVGVFTTSTSGKAFETIETTEESSVKKALIICRVIAGRVHRPLENIQDMVGQTGFDSLAGKVGLHSNIEELYLLNPRALLPCFVVICKP from the exons atgccaACAGTTTGGTTTTCTCTGAAAAAGTCCTTCCCTTGCAAACCAGAGCCATCAGAAGTCTATGATCCAAAGAACAGGAAACAACTCAACACAATCACAACTAAGAAAGTATCAAGAAAGTCGGGTTGTTCTTCTGGTAGGTCTGGTTGTTCAAGGTCCATAGCAAATCTCAAAGATGTCATCCATGGAAGCAAGAGGCACATGGAAAAACCACCAATTTGCAGCCCGAGGTCGATCGGTAGCAGCGAGTTTCTCAACCCAATTGCTCATGAAGTCATACTAAGCAACTCAAAGTGTGAGCTCAAGATCACTGGTTTTGAAAGCTTCCACCAAGAGGGTGTGGGAAATGCTGGCTTTGGCGGGGGCGGGGGTGGGATTTCGCCATTTTTCGGTACATTAAGACCTGGAACTCCTGGTCCGGGGGAGAACTTTGTTAACAACTCCAGTTCTCCTTTTAATACTACCTCCATATCTGCTGCAAGAAAGCTTCCTTCTCTTTTATCATATAGAGATGGGTCTGCAGCTGGGAGTACTGCTAAATCTAAGGTGGGTGGGGAAGTTCATACAAGCAAAAGGTTCTCCCCACTAACTGAACTTAACGGTAATATGTTTTCGACGGTTACTTGCCATAAATGTGGAGAGCAGTTCTGCAAATTGGAAGCTGCTGAGTCTCACCATCTCTCTAAGCATGCTG TTACTGAGCTTGTGGAAGGCGACTCATCGAGAAAAATTGTCGAAATAATATGTCGAACGAACTTGTTGAAATCAGAGAACAATGGCAACCGAATCGAACGAGTCTTCAAAGTTCACAATATGCAAAAAACATTAGCTGGATTTGAAGAATACAGGGAAACGGTGAAGATCAAGGCAAGCAAGCTTCCGAAGAAACACCCTCGATGCCTTGCCGATGGGAATGAGCTGCTGAGGTTTTACGGGACTACTTTAGCCTGCTCTCTTGGACTAAATGGCTCCTCCAGCCTCTGCATATCACAGAAATGCAGTGTCTGCAGAATTATAAGGAATGGTTTCTCAGCAAAGAAGGATATGAAAGAAGTAGGAGTTTTCACGACTTCGACGAGTGGAAAAGCTTTTGAAACCATTGAAACAACAGAAGAAAGCTCGGTAAAGAAAGCATTGATAATCTGCAGAGTGATTGCAGGGAGGGTTCATAGGCCTTTGGAGAATATACAAGATATGGTTGGCCAAACAGGGTTTGATTCTTTAGCTGGAAAAGTGGGATTACATTCCAACATTGAAGAGCTTTATTTGCTCAATCCTAGAGCTTTGCTTCCTTGTTTTGTTGTAATTTGCAAACCATGA
- the LOC120084582 gene encoding calcium/calmodulin-regulated receptor-like kinase 1, with amino-acid sequence MKGESSGLIIGISIGVVIGVLLAISALLCFRYQRKRSQIGNSSSRRATTVPIRINGADSCTILSDSTLAPESPVKSGHNGMSHWLDGFRKSNVVAASGILEYSYRDLQKATSNFTTVIGQGAFGPVYRAQMASGETVAVKVLATDSKQGEKEFQTEVMLLGRLHHRNLVNLVGYCAEKSQHILVYVYMSKGSLASHLYGGKNEPLSWDLRVRVALDVARGLEYLHDGAVPPVIHRDIKSSNILLDDSMRARVADFGLSREEMVDKHVSNIRGTFGYLDPEYISTRKFTKKSDVYSFGVLLFELIAGRNPQQGLMEYVELAAMTSDGKVGWEEIMDDHLDGNFNVQELNEVAALAYRCVNRSPRKRPTMRDIVQVISRIINLRLEQKHHRKSLSATTDEVSIDIDRSEHFRKDSMDSTSDTHDL; translated from the exons ATGAAAGGGGAGTCATCTGGGCTGATAATTGGGATTTCAATAGGAGTTGTGATTGGTGTACTTTTGGCAATTTCGGCTCTCTTGTGCTTTAGGTACCAACGGAAACGTTCACAGATAGGAAACAGCAGCTCCCGGAGGGCAACGACGGTTCCTATCCGGATCAATGGTGCTGATTCTTGCACTATTCTATCAGACTCAACTTTAGCTCCAGAATCACCTGTTAAATCTGGCCACAATGGCATGTCCCATTGGCTTGATGGATTCAGAAAAAGTAATGTGGTTGCAGCTTCTGGGATACTTGAGTATTCTTACAG GGATCTGCAAAAAGCTACATCCAATTTCACAACTGTAATAGGACAAGGAGCGTTCGGTCCTgtttatagagctcaaatggCGAGTGGCGAAACGGTTGCGGTTAAGGTGCTTGCAACTGATTCCAAACAAGGGGAGAAAGAGTTCCAAACAGAG GTTATGCTACTCGGAAGGTTGCATCATAGGAACCTCGTAAATTTGGTTGGTTACTGTGCCGAAAAATCCCAACATATActtgtatatgtatatatgagcAAAGGAAGCTTGGCTTCTCACTTATACG GCGGGAAGAATGAACCATTGAGCTGGGATCTGCGGGTCCGTGTGGCATTAGATGTTGCACGGGGACTGGAATATCTCCATGATGGT GCAGTTCCACCAGTAATACATCGTGATATCAAGTCTTCAAATATTTTGTTGGATGATTCCATGAGGGCTAGG GTTGCTGATTTTGGGCTTTCTAGAGAAGAGATGGTTGATAAACATGTATCCAATATTCGTGGAACTTTCGGATACTTAGATCCTGAATATATATCTACtagaaaatttacaaagaaaagTGACGTTTACAGCTTTGGCGTGTTGCTTTTTGAGCTTATAGCTGGCAGAAACCCACAACAAGGCCTTATGGAGTATGTTGAACTT GCAGCAATGACTTCGGATGGGAAAGTTGGGTGGGAAGAAATTATGGACGACCATTTGGATGGAAACTTTAATGTACAAGAGCTGAACGAAGTTGCAGCTCTTGCATATAGATGTGTCAACCGTAGCCCTCGAAAACGGCCTACCATGAGAGACATCGTCCAAGTTATCTCACGGATTATCAACTTGAGGCTTGAGCAGAAGCATCATAGAAAATCTCTGTCAGCCACGACAGATGAAGTTTCCATTGATATTGACCGCTCCGAGCACTTTAGAAAGGATTCGATGGACAGTACTTCTGATACCCATGACCTTTAG